The DNA sequence GTCGCGGGCTGGGAGCCGGGGATGCGAACCGGGGGTTGCGGACTGGGGTTCTCGATCGGAGGGCGCAGGCGGAGACCCAGCCGGGCGACTGGTGACTTCCAGTCTGGCGTTGGGGTCAGGGGCCGGAACTCCGGGAGCCGATGACGTGCGACCCCCCGCCCTGGCATTTTGTCGCCACGCCTGGCCTGTGTCGAGTTTTTCGGTGTGCGTTGCTCGGAGGCAGAGCACCGAGCTGGGTCCAGCAGGGATGCAGAGTCTTCCGGGAACTTTTGCAGCTAATTGTTCAGCACATAAACTTGTTTTGTACTTACGAGTGCCCGAGGCActaggggaggggagagggtagcGGTAAACTAGGAAGGCTGGGACTGTCAGGGAGCTCAGTACTTATTTGGGAGGCGGACGTATGAAACCAAGGCTGCTTAGGTTGTTAGAGTTGCTATGGGAAACATGAAACCGGGTGATGGGGTGGAGTGGGATTGGGGAGGAGAGAGCTAAAATGGGACAGGTTTGTGGCGGAGGGGCGGGGGTCCCAGAAGGGATGATGTTGAGCTGAGAGCAAGAGGATGAAACAGCTGGTGCTCAGTCAGGCCTTGCCGTCCTTAGCCTTTGCATTCCAGGAGCGGAAGTCCCCTGTCGTAGGAATCCAGGAATCAGTTTGGAGAGGTCGTGGTCAAGAATTTGGAATTCATTGCTAAGTGAAGTGGGAAACCACTGGAGGGTTTTAAGCAAAAGTGGCATGATCAGCTTTGCAGTTTCGGGGTTTGTTTTGACCCTGGATCTGGGATGaggtgaggcagagaggaggcagggaggcttGGACCTGGTGGAGGAGAGATGTTTCCTGGAGATGGAGAACTGTCAAACTTACAGGGTTGGCTGttggctgaggaaggaggactaGAGCAGGATTCTGCAGTGTTTTGAGTGACCTGGTGGGCAGTGCTGGCAAACATCGCTTAGGTGGCAGTTTTGAGGGAGGCGAAATAGGGACCATTTTCTTGATCTGTCTGAGAGGCCTTGAGACCCCCATCCAAGGATTAACCAGGTCTGACCCACTTTAGTTTCCGAGATCAGCCGAGATTGGGTGCATTCAAGGTGGTACTGGTGAGACCTGTAAGCCTTCCAGTTGGGCAGTTGTCTAAAGTTGGGACCCCAGGGCAGATGGGGCATCAAGGCAGGTGGCCTTTGATCAGGGTGTCCTTTATTCAGCAGTTCTCAGTGTTGGAACAGGTTAGACAGTGAAGAGAAGTTGCTGATGGATGAGAGGTAAAAAGAAGGCCTCACAGCCAGTCTCTGCCTGCCTTCTTGGCACTCGGGGGCCCCCCTGCCCTGGAACAGCATTTTCCCGTCCACATCCCTGTCCTCATAAGGGGTTTCAATCCTGTTATATTTGCTTTAGTGTTGAGATGGGAAATTTGCTACATTTAAAAGACTACCAGAATAATTGAGTTACAGcttttgtaaagttttatttgCTTACTTGGAAGGTAACTCCAAGCCCTTCAAAATAGCTTCATCCCTAAGGTAATTGCAGGGAAGGTAATGCTGTAGTTAATGTGGCTGCATCAGGAGAGCAGTGCAGGTTGAATAAATACcctgtgtggggtgtgtgtatggACACCCTGCAGCCCAGTGCTGCCTGCTAGCAAAGGGCACTGGCTAGCTAGTGTCCTTTTCACTTTCCActtgttagtttaaaaaaaaaaggtgatgggGTGGTTTGTAATGTAGTCCACGGATACAGCGATAACTAGAGTAAAGGGTGGCGAGGCCCTCTTCATCACCCCACTCTCAGCATGTTGGTGCCTGTGCTTCCAGACAATGCATATACAAagggttttttgtcttgtttaacAAAACCAAGGTCTCTGTATTCTGAATTTGATGCTGCTTTTACAGAGCTGTCTTTACATATGTACTCTGCCAACCAGTATAAAAATCCACAGTGATGGCATCGGGTTAAACCAGGGCTGTGGTTGGCAGGGGTTGAAAAGCAAGTGATTCATGCCTCTGAGGAGCTTACGCGGCATGGTTTTACCACTGTTGTAGTGGTGAGAGCtaagttttgctatttttatttgcaGGTTTTGAAAAACCATCAGCTATCCAACAGCGAGCTATCAAGCAGATAATTAAAGGGAGAGATGTCATTGCACAGTAAGTCGGGTGTGGGGACAGCGGGCTCCAGTCAGTGATAGGCAGTGTGGAGAAGTGTTTGGAGAAGGTGAGCAGTGCACATTGTCTGTCTGCATTTAGGACCAGCCCTCTCCTTTTCTTTAGCCCCAGggctttactctttttatttttgtgttctcGACTAGAGAAAGTTTTTGGTTTTTAGCCAGCTTTGCTCAGCTGTCAGTCAGCATGTTGGTTTGTATGTAATACTCTTTTATTTTAATAGTAGTATTATTCATTCCCCCCTCCAGACTGGGGACATAACCCAGGCCTCCTGCATACTAGGCAGGCCCTCCACCACTGACTTACACTTTTGGTccttatttgctttgttttgaaaaagACTCACCTATTTGAAAAAGTTTTGAGAGGACTGTGCTGTGGCCCAAGTGGTGGACATTTGTGTAGCAagggcgaggccctgagttcaattctcagtgccatgcagaaaaaaaaaaggtttttggaGGCCAGTTTCAGcctaaaattttagaaaacagttGTATTTATGTAAAGAAGAGTCCCCCTTTCCTGCCACCTATAAAACACTTGTTACAGATTCTTTGGCCCTGATGCAGACGCCATATCCACTGTCACCTGTGGATATGTCCGTCTCATCTGTGGAGACGGACAGCTGTGACTTTACTTGAGTCTATACCCTCGCAGTTGGAGTtggaggtggtactggggatggaggGGCATTTTCTGGAAGAAGCTGCGCAGGTCTTCTGGAGCTAGACCTTTGGAGAACCAGGTGGAGGGGCCGTGGGGTTGGGATAGTGGCGTGGGCCCTCTCTCCAGTCCTCCTGTCTGCTCTCTTAAACAGGTCTCAGTCTGGCACAGGCAAGACAGCCACCTTCAGTATCTCGGTCCTCCAGTGTTTGGACATTCAGGTGAGTTGCTGCTCTCAAAGCAAACGCTCTAAATCTGCATTGCTTTTCTTCTACAATGCAGTGTTCAATGATCATAATTTAAATTTCGAGCTTGTTCCACTCAGCATCTTAAAAGGAAATCTTAATTACACACAAATATCCTGGCATAGAATCCTCTCTTTTTAAACTTGGAGGGTTTTGATGTTgtactggaattgaacccagcccttgggcatgctaggcatgcattctaccGCTGAGCTGCACCTTCAGACCTTCTgttagggtgtttttttttttttttcttttgagactaggtctcactaggtagcccaggctgactttgaacttgcagTCTTCTGCCTCTTGTCTccaaagtgttgggattacaggtgtgtgctaccctGCATAGGAGGGTTTTTTAAACTAGAGGAAGTTCTCTGTACATAAGCATCCTGACTTATATGTCATGTTATTGCTAGATTTACAATTTAAGTAACATTAAAATTTGCTTCTGTTGGAAATCAAAGGTATAATTAATAATATGGTGATATTTACAGTAGAGCTGAGTGTGAGTTACTATAAGCCACATTAAAACTGCTGagactggagatcatgttaagccAAATAAACCAGACTTagataaatattgcatgttttttcatatgtgaaatctagattttaaaaaagaagatataacttggcaccagtggttcatgtctataatcccagttacttgagaaattgagatcaggaggatcggaagttcaagaccagtttggacaaatagttcaagagatttCAGccgggccccagtggctcacgtctgtaatcccagctactcaggaggcagagatcaggaggatcgcggtttgaagccaacccgagcaaatagtttgtgagacactatctcgaaaaaaatccatcacacacaaaaaaatggctggtggagtggctcacggtgtaggccctgagttcaaaccccagtactgcaaaataaagcaaaaaaacatAGTTCAGGAGATTGCAGACAACCAGAGCAgaacttgaggtgtggctcaaatggtagagcacctgatttggaagtgcaaagccctgagttcaaaccccagtcctccaaaaaaaaaaaaagacctggaagTAGCAGaaagactatttgggaagaggaaggggatcaGAGGGAGGGAGACGAGGGTAATGGGGTGAATATAACAAAGTGTGTTATATGCATGTGCGGAAATGCCACGGTgaaccattattttgtacaattaacgtACGgtacttttaaaagattttaaaaaacacttggggttctctctctctctctctctcttttttttttctaattattcacTAGGTTCGAGAAACCCAAGCTTTGATCTTGGCTCCAACAAGAGAGTTAGCTGTACAGATTCAAAAGGTGAGATAATTAAAGATGGTGGGATGGTGGTATATTCACAAGTGCTGCTTGTATGGTTTAGTTGTAAAACTGACTCGCATAAATAATGCTGTCTTTCTGGTCCTTCAAGATATTTTTCCTGATTcctagcttttttgtttgtttttttgtggtgctggggattgaacacagctTTGTGCATTTTTGACAGCTGGTCTCTTAACAGTTGCCATAAATCCTTATGTGACTTGCTGGTTTGCATTAAGTTGTTTTTACTGTAGTcttcaatatatatatttttgtagtCTTAGAGATGTAACTTTCTCAATCAAAAAGtccattttaattaaatattttatactcaTGATTTGGAAGGACACTTAGTAGGAAGTTAATACTGACATAGGGTGGATAGGATTAGGATTGTATTTATCTTCTGATTGTTCTTTAATTCATATGCTTTGCTTTTATAATAAATTCTCAATTGACTTCATTTGGCAGAGGAAAGTAGAAGAGAATTTGTGGTTTATGGTGTGAATAGTGGCCTAAAATAATTATGGTGGACCTTTCAAGTTGGAATGAAATGACCTTCACTTTTGGACAGATGATGTGTATGTCTGGTAGCTCCCTGACATGAGCCTGTGTTTTGGTCCAGGGCCTGCTCGCTCTGGGGGACTACATGAATGTGCAGTGCCATGCCTGCATCGGGGGCACCAACGtcggggaggacataaggaagcTGGACTATGGGCAGCACGTTGTCGCAGGCACGCCAGGGCGCGTCTTTGGTAAGCCTTTCCATCAGTGAGAATTGTGCTGTGGGTAGTCTGTGGGCAGTTGCCAGTCTGGGGTGGTCTCCGAAAGACTGCGAGGACCAGTTGGAATGGCTGGCTCTTTCCTTACAGCCTCATGTGTGATAACCTCAAATTCTGCTTTTGTAGACATGATTCGACGCAGAAGTTTAAGGACACGGGCTATCAAGATGTTGGTTTTGGATGAGGCTGACGAAATGTTGAATAAAGGTATAAGCATAGACCTTTTCTCCTGACAGGGGTCTTAGCTCTTCAGACTTCATGGCATACAATTGAAATGCGTACATAACGAAAGCATTCTGAATATTTGTAGTGTTTTCTTTGTGGAGAAGCAGTTGTGTCTCAGGCAGTTATGAACATAAAATCCTTACTTTATTTTGTTGTGGGAGGGCTTTATAAGACTAATCCCAAGCAAAGTGACAATGTTTCAGCCAACACTGCTCACACATTGCGCACTGTTGTGGGTCAGCACAGGTGACTGATGCCTGAGTTTCGGTATAGCTCATGGAAATGCTTGTACTGACTGTAGGAGAAGGGAATATTGATGTGAATGTCAATGAATTTGTCCTAAAACCACAGGTCTCTCTTTTTTGGaagaaattaggaagaaaaaCTAAATTGTTGTTgcaaaaaacatctgtgtgaagTAGAAGTTGGTTTTAGTAACTTTAGTAGAGAACACATTCCAGAAGGCGGAGGTGATGGGGTGTAAGAGTCTAGACCTCCCTTTCTACTAGAGACAGCCTTACAGCCACTGCCCATCTTCTTCTCCCAGGTTTCAAAGAGCAGATTTACGACGTGTACAGGTACCTGCCTCCAGCCACACAGGTAGTCCTCATCAGTGCCACGCTGCCTCATGAGATCCTGGAGATGACCAACAAGTTCATGACAGACCCCATCCGCATCCTGGTGAAGCGGTAGGAATGTGTGCCCACTCAGTTTCCTTTTGTGAAAGACTAGCGTTGACAGTACCCATTCTCCTTTGACCCATAGTTCCAAATTACACAAGTTTGTTAGCAGTGTGTTTTCTGGAACCCCATTCAAGGTTGTACAACTATTCAGGAAAGCCCAACATGTACAAGTGACGGGGTAGGATGATGTGGCTGACTGGAGTGATGGGGCAGGGCTTTGGGGACCAGACTTTTGGGATGTCCATCTCAGACCATGTCCATTGGCATCTCTCAGAGCCTGTCCCGTGGCCCATCTCCATGCTCTGTTTGGAAGAGTGATATGTGACATTTTGCCTTGTCCCCTAGTGATGAATTGACCCTGGAAGGCATCAAGCAGTTTTTTGTGGCAGTGGAACGAGAGGAGTGGAAATTTGATACCCTGTGTGACCTCTATGACACGCTGACCATCACTCAGGCAGTCATCTTCTGCAACACCAAAAGGAAGGTGCGCAGCCCCACCCTGCTGTTGTCTTTGGGTCTTCAGGACTGGGGCCTAGCTTCTCTGTAGATGGCAGGCAGGCGGTGTGTATGCTGGACTTGGGGCATGGTCCCTGTGCAAAAGCTGCCATAGACTGCTCATGTGTGAACAGACCTGTGAAGTTGCAGGCCTGTGTTCACAGGGGCGGCTAAGctggaggattgcttgagcctaggTGTTTGAGACCAGTCTTGGCAACACAGaaaccccatcttaaaaaaataaaaatacagtaaataGATATATGAAAATAGATACGCTAGTCTTACCCGTAGGATTCAGATGTTATTGGGTTAAGGCAGACACAGGCCCAGGTGGGGCTAACATGCGGGCAGAGCTAAGAACTGTTGGCCTCCTTTTAGAAGACTGAAAAGGAGTGGGAGTTTGTTTAAATTTCAAGAGAGGTGGACAAGGGTCTGTGTTTGCTCTCCTCCCCCCATCAGTATATGgaacgaatggattaagagaatttCACAGGGAAGCCCCAGCGTGTAGGGCAGCAGTGCATTTTCTGCACATCTGTGAGAACAGTTGTGTTAGATATTCACGTTGCCTCTGCAGGTGTGGAAGGGAAACCCTGAGTGCACACCTCTGGCGTGGTTGATGAGCTCCCAAGTAGCATCTGTTTGGTTTGATTTGTAGGTTGACTGGCTGACAGAGAAAATGCGAGAAGCCAATTTCACCGTGTCCTCAATGCATGGAGACATGCCCCAGAAGGAGCGTGAGTCCATCATGAAGGAGTTCCGGTCTGGTGCCAGGTGGGTGGTGGCTGGTGGTGACTGTATCTGGTGGCCATGCTGGCTGGGGTGCCTGGGTGGTCCTGGGTGCTGCTTGTTCTGTTGAGTTCTTCACCCTCCCGGTGGCCTCCTGTCCCATATGCTGGGAGGTGACACTGTACTCGCGTGCTGGGCTATGTTGAGGGATAACTGGCCTTAACGAGTGGGAAGTGTGTTGCTTTGGTTCTGCAGTGGTTAGAGAACACGCCTGTGTGTTTCATTCAGATTTGCCGTGTGTTGGCCCTGTGTCCTGCACGTCCTTGAATGGGCTGTGCTTCCCTGGGCTCTGTCTGTCACTGAATGCAAAGAACCTGGGGTGAGGCCTCCCTGGCTTCCTGCTCTCTGTCTCCAGGGCTGTGCACCGTTATAGCTTGTCTCTGGGGACTGTAACCTGCAGTGTGGGTACCTACAGAGCGGCTTTCTGTCCTGACGCCTGCACACCTGACAGCCACGCTGTGCTTGTCCGAATCGCTTTGGCATTTCCCATCACGCTTGTTCATCTTCTTACAGCCATTGTGTGTCCTTGGTTTCATGTTTTTTGGGAATATCATGTCATCAGTAATCACAGTAATCCCTATCTTCGGATAGAGCCTCTCCCCTAGTCACTGTTACTGCACGTTCTCATCTGTCTGCTGCTCTGACTTGACCATGAGAACGCCTTATTTCTCATCTCGCCTCTGCTGCTTTTCTCAATTTGGATTTTTAAGCTGCCTTTCCCTCCTCTTTGaagatgtttctttctttcttattgagTAGCTACCCTGGGAATTGCACTGTGTCTGTGTTTCAGTGGGCGCCATCAGTTGACACTTGGACTGtctcagaaaacaggaggaccCCTAAGTTCTAGCTCTGCTTACCCCAAACCTAGGACAGTCATCAGGACTGTccattttgcagtgctggggattattAGATTGACATTTTGCTTTATACAACAAAGTCTTATTCGAGTTAGGCATTTGttactcttctccttctttgaacTTCCATCTGAGCTGCGTTCACATTAGGTTGGGGCTGCTGATCTGCCTTTGGTCTGTCTAGAAGTGTCTCCGCTGGGGATGGTCTCCTTGCATGTTTTGGAGTTGCTGACTGCTGAGGTGAAATTCTAGCTTGGCGGGAAGTTTCCTCTACCTTCCTTGAGGCCGTCCTGGGTCTTGCCCACTTGTCCTGAAGGCTAGCAGCCGCCAGTCCCCTGGTGCTGTGAAGAGTCTGTTTCAGGGCTGCTCCCTGGCTTGGGTTTTCGCCCATGCTTTGTTTCAGCAGTTTTTACCTTGCTTTGTCTACATGTGTCCTCTGCTTCTTGTTGGCGTTTGTAGGACTTATGGACACTGTTGGCCTTTCCGCTTCAAATAGTGCGTTGGGCTGTTCTCTCCTCCCGTAGGCTCAGCTGGGTGTGACTCGAGGGCAGCTGCCCTCTTCCGTTCTGTTGTCCAAACACTTCACCTCCAGGCCAGCACTGTCCAGCAGAAATAGAGGTCCAGCTATGtgtagttttaaattttccagAAACCATTATGAAatgtaaaaaaggaaacaagtgaGGTTTATTCTTAATGATGTATGAAGCCAGTATATCGCTTCTTCAACATGTAGTTAGTATGGAAAATATTAAtgaattgttttgaattttttatgcCCAGTCTTCAAAATCAGGTGTGTATGTTACACCTGCAGCACATTTCAGTTCAGGCCAGCCACATGTCAGACTGTCAGGCGCTCAGTGGGCACGTGTGGTTCTGACCTCTGGTGACAGTATGGTTGTAGGGTGTAACAGATGCTGTAGCAAGGAGGGTCGTGTGGGTTGAATCTCACATTTGAAGCAGCCACTGGGCCAAAGTCAGTGAGGCTACTGTTCATATTTGAATCTCCACCTCTTTCCCCAGTACTGAGGCGTGAACATAGGCTTCACATTTgaccacgcctccagcccttcttgtgttctggttactttggagttagggtctcactttttgccaaggtcagcctggatcctattgtttttttttttttaactctgtagGTATTTATTCTACTTCAAGTAACAAAACCTATGAAGTCCTGTGTTTTAATGTACAGTGATATAACACTCTGCGATACAAAATACAATTTACAGAAATTTCTATCAAGTACACCTAAAGAAACACACTTGATTTTTACACTTGGgtatttaaattagaaaaatctgCTTTATATGTAAAAAAATCTTCACATCATATTAGATGTGAAACTCTGACTTACTTCGACGTAGTTCAACCTACTGACACTTGGTTTGTGATACCAAACATCCCAAATTGCTAAGTTCTCCATGTTCTCTCAACTTAAAAATTTGTGCTATAAAGTGAAAAATCTGTAGTGATGTACAATGGAATAAAAGACtccaaagaacaaatgaaattcTCTAATTTTATATCTGCAAAAGTAAgtttatgaaaatgtaaaaagaattatCAAAGTGTATTTATACAGGCAAATAAGTTAGCCAGCCTTCTCTATCTCACAATTCGGAAGTTCCTGGAAAATTGTGACCAGCAGCAGAACGCTGCATGTCAGTGAGAAGTCTTCTGTTTCACTTGTCCTCCTCAGACTTTGTACAAATATTGCTCCAATCCAGTGATTGTTCtaagcttcctgccatagctggatgACAAGTGTATATGCCACACAGTTttttccagactggcctggaaccatgaccctcatgatctcagccttcccagtggctgggattagagatgtgagccagtggcacccagCTGTAATTGAGTTTTTCCTAGACAAAAGTATTTTTCTCAATTATTGGTATGCGACTGGCTTTAAACAATTTAAATTGATATTCTaactttatttatctatttttttaaaatcacatagtCCACATGGCCTAAATAACTAGCTAGACCAAGTGGCCATCTGCAAGGGCTTCCAGGTGGCATTCCTGACACTGCAGTGGCAGAGGGACTACAGTGATGTGATGCTTTGGGCTTGGAGCCAGGCGTGCCCACATCAGTAATGGGGGCAGCTCCAGTCTCACCTTCACGCCCCTTCTCTCTGCAGCCGAGTGCTCATTTCCACAGATGTCTGGGCCCGGGGGCTGGATGTCCCTCAGGTGTCCCTCATCATCAACTACGACCTGCCGAACAACAGAGAGCTGTACATACACAGGTGGGCCAGCCTTCTTATCGTTATGTGTAATGCTTTTGCTAAAGTCTGTTCTGTGTTTACTAAGGTGATTCTGTTTTATTCCTGAAGAATCGGGAGGTCAGGTCGGTATGGCCGCAAGGGTGTGGCCATTAACTTTGTAAAAAATGACGACATCCGCATCCTCAGAGACATCGAGCAGTACTACTCTACTCAGATCGATGAGATGCCCATGAATGGTAAGAGCCAGCTCACACTGGCGTGGGTGCTATAGCTGGGAGATCCCGGAGCCTGGGGTTGACCGTGCCTCGCCAGGTGTGCAGCGTCAGGTCTGAGGTTCCTTTCCTCATGTGTGCTCTTCACTTGCAGTTGCTGATCTGATCTGATCTGAAGACTGTGCTCCCTGCTTTGTACTCCATGTGGAAGTATTTGGAGGCAGTGTCTCTTCTCAGCACCCCCAGGAAAAGCCCTGGGTTCTGCCATGTTTTCTTACCCATATGTAAATAATAATGCATTTCTCTAAGTCTTTTTCATTAAACGTTAAAGTTTTCCCATGAACATGCATTTGTGTTTCTTACTGTGCTGCCAGCTGTTCTAGTGACCCTTGGGCAGGCCACTTCACTCAATCATAAACAACACCTTGAAATGTTTGAAATACAGGAGCTAGAATTGCAGAATCCATAGTGGAAAACAGGAAGTCATAGTGAATtctttggcaaagatttttttttaaattatctaaaAAGTAATTACAAAGATTAATTATCAAGAtgaaacattttactttttttttttttttttaaaccaaaaacgTCTTTATTTTTTAGTCTTCAAAAACAagtttgctgggcaccagtggctcacatctgtaatcctagctactcaggaggcagagatcaggaggatcgtggttcagtgccagcccagacaaatagttcttgagaccctatcttgaaaaacccttcacaaaaaaaggactggtggagtggtgcaaggtgaaggccctgagttcaagccccagtactgcaaaaaacccaaacaaaccaaGCTCTTCATTTTCCAAGGTAACAAGGTAATGATTAACTTAGAAAAA is a window from the Castor canadensis chromosome 11, mCasCan1.hap1v2, whole genome shotgun sequence genome containing:
- the Eif4a3 gene encoding eukaryotic initiation factor 4A-III, producing the protein MAATATMANSGSARKRLLKEEDMTKVEFETSEEVDVTPTFDTMGLREDLLRGIYAYGFEKPSAIQQRAIKQIIKGRDVIAQSQSGTGKTATFSISVLQCLDIQVRETQALILAPTRELAVQIQKGLLALGDYMNVQCHACIGGTNVGEDIRKLDYGQHVVAGTPGRVFDMIRRRSLRTRAIKMLVLDEADEMLNKGFKEQIYDVYRYLPPATQVVLISATLPHEILEMTNKFMTDPIRILVKRDELTLEGIKQFFVAVEREEWKFDTLCDLYDTLTITQAVIFCNTKRKVDWLTEKMREANFTVSSMHGDMPQKERESIMKEFRSGASRVLISTDVWARGLDVPQVSLIINYDLPNNRELYIHRIGRSGRYGRKGVAINFVKNDDIRILRDIEQYYSTQIDEMPMNVADLI